The Janthinobacterium lividum genome has a window encoding:
- a CDS encoding sugar phosphate isomerase/epimerase has protein sequence MKTIQGPSLHLAQFAADTAPFNTLPAIAEWAAGMGFKALQIPAWDSRLFDVAQAAHSQQYCDDLVAMLAGHGLVISELTTHILGQLVAVHPAYDALCDSFAPEHLHGQPAARTEWAIEQVKLAAMASKRLGLTDMGTFSGSFAWPYLFPFPQRPPGLIEAAFDELARRWLPILDVCEEQGVNLCYEIHPSEDLHDGISFEMFYERVGRHPRCKMLFDPSHFVLQQLNYLEFIDIYKDHIRMFHVKDAEFNPTGRQGIYGGYQSWENRAGRFRSLGDGQVDFKAIFSKMAQNDYAGWATLEWECCLKDQEVGAREGVAFINAHIIPVTSKIFDDFAGAPVSAQQINTLLGIEHN, from the coding sequence ATGAAAACCATTCAAGGACCAAGCTTGCACCTGGCACAATTCGCCGCCGACACGGCGCCCTTCAACACCCTGCCCGCCATCGCCGAGTGGGCGGCCGGCATGGGCTTCAAGGCTTTGCAGATTCCCGCCTGGGATTCGCGCCTGTTCGACGTGGCGCAGGCCGCGCACAGCCAGCAATATTGCGACGACCTCGTCGCCATGCTGGCCGGCCATGGTCTCGTCATCAGCGAACTGACGACGCACATCCTCGGCCAGCTGGTGGCAGTGCACCCGGCCTACGACGCGCTGTGCGACAGCTTCGCGCCTGAACACCTGCACGGCCAGCCTGCGGCGCGCACCGAGTGGGCCATCGAGCAGGTCAAGCTGGCGGCCATGGCCTCGAAACGCCTGGGCCTAACCGACATGGGCACGTTTTCCGGCTCGTTCGCCTGGCCATATCTGTTCCCGTTCCCGCAGCGCCCGCCCGGCTTGATCGAGGCGGCCTTCGACGAACTGGCGCGCCGCTGGCTGCCCATCCTCGACGTGTGCGAGGAACAGGGCGTCAACCTGTGCTACGAAATCCACCCGAGCGAAGACCTGCATGACGGCATCAGCTTCGAGATGTTTTATGAACGCGTGGGCCGCCATCCGCGCTGCAAGATGCTGTTCGACCCCAGCCACTTCGTGCTGCAGCAGCTGAACTACCTGGAATTCATCGATATCTACAAGGACCACATCCGCATGTTCCATGTGAAGGATGCGGAATTCAATCCGACGGGACGGCAAGGCATTTATGGCGGCTACCAGTCGTGGGAAAACCGCGCCGGACGTTTCCGTTCGCTGGGCGATGGCCAGGTCGACTTCAAGGCGATTTTCTCGAAGATGGCGCAGAACGATTACGCGGGCTGGGCCACCCTGGAATGGGAATGCTGCCTGAAGGACCAGGAAGTGGGCGCGCGCGAAGGCGTGGCTTTCATCAACGCCCACATCATTCCCGTAACGAGCAAGATCTTCGACGACTTCGCCGGCGCCCCCGTCAGCGCGCAACAGATCAATACCCTGCTCGGCATCGAGCACAACTAA
- a CDS encoding helix-turn-helix domain-containing protein: MAGRPREFDRALALEKARDAFWTRGYEGVSMADLVAALGIASARIYAAFGSKEQLFREAVELYETGEGAFAVHALAASLNVRDAVARMLEEAVLLYTRSGQPQGCMVVTAATNTSAENAGIADWLAQHRRARTQAVIERLRAAQLAGELTGEADVQALGDYYAALLHGLSVQARDGISAERLLALITPAMAPLALATV, from the coding sequence ATGGCAGGAAGACCGAGGGAATTTGACCGCGCGCTGGCGCTGGAAAAAGCGCGCGACGCATTCTGGACGCGTGGCTATGAGGGTGTGTCGATGGCTGACCTGGTGGCAGCGCTGGGCATTGCCTCGGCGCGCATCTATGCGGCGTTCGGCTCGAAGGAGCAGTTGTTCCGCGAAGCCGTGGAATTGTATGAAACGGGCGAGGGCGCGTTTGCCGTGCATGCGCTGGCCGCCAGCCTGAATGTGCGCGACGCGGTGGCGCGCATGCTGGAAGAAGCCGTGCTGCTGTACACGCGCAGCGGCCAGCCGCAAGGCTGCATGGTGGTCACGGCCGCCACGAACACGAGCGCGGAAAACGCGGGCATCGCCGACTGGCTGGCGCAGCACCGCCGCGCACGCACGCAAGCCGTCATCGAGCGCCTGCGCGCGGCGCAACTGGCGGGAGAGTTAACAGGGGAAGCGGATGTGCAGGCGCTGGGCGATTATTATGCGGCCTTGCTGCATGGCTTGTCGGTGCAGGCGCGCGACGGCATTTCGGCCGAACGGCTGCTGGCACTGATCACGCCGGCCATGGCGCCGCTGGCGTTGGCTACGGTGTAG
- a CDS encoding alpha/beta hydrolase, giving the protein MGGGWCLCSLDLYDNPCRALANATGCVIFSVDYRLAPEHKFPVPLDDFYRALCWVAEHATALGIDARRLAVGGDSAGGNLAAAAALMARDQAGPALAHQLLLYPALDFAFDTPSYQRYAEGHSLTREAMRFCWSAYLNEPADGMQPYAAPLRAATLKDLPAATVLVCEYDPLHDEGAAYALRLRDDGVAAECVQLDGMIHASMHMPGLTPAARGLFDVAGQAMRKALAA; this is encoded by the coding sequence ATGGGGGGAGGATGGTGTCTGTGCTCGCTGGACCTGTACGACAATCCTTGCCGCGCGCTGGCCAACGCCACCGGCTGCGTGATCTTTTCCGTCGATTACCGGCTGGCGCCCGAGCACAAGTTCCCCGTGCCGCTCGACGACTTTTACCGGGCGTTGTGCTGGGTCGCCGAGCATGCCACGGCGCTGGGCATCGATGCACGACGCCTGGCCGTGGGCGGCGACAGCGCGGGTGGCAACCTGGCGGCGGCAGCGGCCCTGATGGCGCGCGACCAGGCCGGCCCCGCGCTGGCGCATCAGCTGCTGCTGTACCCGGCGCTCGATTTTGCCTTCGACACACCGTCCTACCAGCGCTATGCGGAGGGCCATTCGCTGACCCGGGAAGCCATGCGTTTTTGCTGGTCGGCGTACCTGAACGAGCCGGCTGACGGCATGCAGCCTTACGCGGCGCCCCTGCGGGCAGCTACGCTCAAGGACTTGCCGGCGGCGACCGTGCTGGTATGCGAGTACGATCCGCTGCATGACGAAGGCGCTGCGTATGCGCTGCGCTTGCGCGACGACGGCGTGGCGGCCGAGTGTGTGCAGCTCGACGGCATGATCCATGCGTCGATGCACATGCCGGGCTTGACGCCAGCTGCGCGGGGATTGTTTGACGTGGCGGGCCAGGCGATGCGAAAAGCGCTGGCGGCATGA
- a CDS encoding alpha/beta hydrolase codes for MNDFTHEFTHDYVRIDGQRLHCVIAGEGKPVLLIPGWPQTWYAWRHVMAALAANGYQAIAIDPPGSGHSSRPADGYDTGAVATTLHRTMLALGHAQYDVVGHDIGMWVGYALASDFPQAVTKLALTEAVIPGLAPAPPIFVAPSDNIFLWHFMFNQVLDLPEMLTAGKEREYIRFILDRWSYRRDKVAVDVYADAYATPGALRAGFAYYRAIPETIRQNLERAKKSLAMPVLAIGADHATNDAPLLTMQGKAANLKGAIVAECGHFIMEEQPEAFIAHLLPFLAGEPA; via the coding sequence ATGAACGATTTTACCCACGAGTTTACACACGACTACGTCCGCATCGACGGCCAGCGCCTGCATTGCGTCATCGCCGGCGAAGGCAAACCCGTGCTGCTGATTCCCGGCTGGCCGCAAACCTGGTATGCCTGGCGCCACGTGATGGCGGCCCTGGCCGCCAACGGTTACCAGGCCATCGCCATCGATCCGCCCGGCAGCGGCCACTCAAGCCGTCCTGCGGATGGCTACGACACGGGCGCCGTGGCGACCACCCTGCACCGCACCATGCTGGCCCTCGGCCATGCACAGTACGATGTCGTCGGCCACGACATCGGCATGTGGGTCGGCTACGCGCTGGCCAGCGATTTCCCGCAGGCCGTGACGAAACTGGCGCTGACGGAAGCCGTGATCCCAGGCCTGGCGCCGGCGCCGCCCATTTTTGTCGCGCCGTCCGACAACATCTTCCTGTGGCACTTCATGTTCAATCAGGTGCTGGACTTGCCGGAAATGCTCACGGCGGGCAAGGAGCGCGAATATATCCGTTTCATTCTTGACCGCTGGTCGTACCGCCGCGACAAGGTGGCCGTCGACGTGTATGCGGATGCCTACGCCACGCCGGGCGCCCTGCGCGCCGGTTTCGCCTACTACCGCGCCATCCCCGAAACCATACGGCAAAACCTGGAGCGGGCGAAAAAGAGCCTGGCCATGCCCGTGCTGGCCATCGGCGCCGACCACGCGACGAATGACGCGCCCCTGCTGACCATGCAGGGTAAGGCGGCTAATTTAAAAGGCGCCATCGTCGCCGAATGCGGGCACTTCATCATGGAAGAACAGCCGGAAGCGTTCATCGCCCACCTGCTGCCCTTCCTCGCGGGAGAGCCGGCATGA